Genomic segment of Populus nigra chromosome 14, ddPopNigr1.1, whole genome shotgun sequence:
GTCCTTGGAGATTGTTATAGTAGTTTTCTAGGGTTCCTCCATGTTGAGTCAATTGggtgattttcttcttcaattcatAGATTTGAGAAGTGTCAGACCCATCAAAATAGGTAGTAGCAATGGATTCCCACACTAATTGGGCGGTAGGGAATCTGATGAAGTGGCCAATCAAATGGGGTTCCATGGAATTGATTAACCAACCTTTGATAATGGCGTTTTCGGTTCTCCATTGTCTGAACGTTGGGTCTGTGGGTGTGGGTTGGGATAAATCCCCATTGATATACCCCAATTTATCTATCCTGGAAATATACATCTCCATGATTTGAGACCATATAGCATAATTGGTACCATTCAATTTGATACCTATCTGAGCAGCTAGGTGTTCAGTTTGAGGTGAATTTTGGGGTGGAAGTAGTGGAATCTGGGGACTTTGGGGAAGAATTGATGATATCGGGTCTGTAATCTCCATTGTataggagaagagaaaaaaaaatatagggttTACAACAGGATCTTctgctctgatatcatgtcaaattgAGGCTCAAAAGCTTAATTCTTCATTGAAACTTTGTAGAATATATACAAGAAAATCATATCTTAGCATTTAGTGTGTGAGATATTATAGGCTATTGTTTAGGAATTAATACAGCTTAAATATTCTAAATATGGTATTTGCTAATTTACAGCTTTTGTTAACAGATCTTATGCCTAATCTGCTGAATCTTAATACATGCAACTGGAACTAGAAAACAAACGAAAAGGTACGAAAAAGAAGATGCATTTGCTTTTCTACATGAGGATTGACGCAACAATTTCCATTATTTGGAACAAGTTTGGCATCACTAAAATTGCCAATAGGGTACCCAAATCAGGACAGTTCAGCATTGTTGAGACTTGAGGGGAAAACTATTGTGATCAGAGTACTTGAAGAAGATCCTGTACTGTCCACAAATTCTGTAGGTTATCGTTGGTGCCTAAGATAAGCAAGTGAGATGTGTTCTTTATTGTTCTCGTCTCTTCCCCAAATTTACTGGAACCAAAGGATACATGTTCGTTCATGAATTCTTGCTTCAGTGACGTTTGGCTTGTTTGGTCATCTAATGTCTGCAACGGTAATTTTAGGCGTGGTTGCATCTCTGACTGCAAAGATGGGATGGAACCATATTCCACTTCACAATCCAGAaccaaattaatatttcaatatatagAAATCAATATCTTTTCTCAGTTTCCTCTCAGGTATAAATCTTAGGTACGCGTATTCAGTCAGGTTTTATCCCTTTATCCCAGAAATGGTTCAAGGTCAGAAGACTTTTAAGTATCAAATATATCCTCCTATAACGAAAGTTTCATAGTAAACGTATGATTTTGTGAAAGATATTTCATCAGATTGCAAGTATTTGAAACTGccaaaaaacatgaaatcaattGGCAATACTACAGAAGAGGCCGCAATGACTATCTTAAGCACAAAGTTCAccatcttttgttttcttgtcaAAAATGAGAAGGACGTACTGCTTAACCACAAGTCTGATGGAAAACTTGTTAGAGCTCAGCAAGTTACTGTCCAAGTGGACTTGAAACGCTGCAAGAGAAAAATACCAGAACCTATATCCTGCTCTGAGATCTGCAAATCCATTAGGGCTGACcctattattttctttgtataCAAATGTTTAAATGAACAACACTTCGAAAAATCTAAACATTAGGCTAATTCGTGGTGATTTGAGAAACACCAATCTCTAGGCCTTCTACAATCATACACGTAACTTAGGCTGCAAAACACTTCCTTTTTTCCCACACAGCTTGAACTCACCATCGAAGCCCTGTCATCTTTTGTTGGTTGCATGTGTCTATTGAAGCTGAACTTTGTAGAGCTAACTAGTCCTTTGTAGAGGTAActatttcttctcttctttctctttcgtCCTGCGTACCACATAAAAAGCCAAATCCTAGTGGAGCTTGCCAAACACTAGCTTTCATCCCCACCACTGATGAGATGTATAAAACAACATGCCAAAACTAAAGGTTTATGATATACAAGTGGTGTATATGCTTGCATATGTCTACATTTACATATGTGGCAGATACCTCTCTAGACGGGGAGCATCCTATAGAGTGCAGAGAGGAATATATACAGAAAGCTTACCATGACTTTTCTCTTGAAGATGATAGTGACAGGAAAATGTTGCTTTCGAGTCTAATACTTGATAACTCTTAACAAATATGGTAAAAGATTATCATTATACAATTACCATGGTGTGAGAATAGACTTAACAAGAATGTTGGTGGTGCAACAGATAATGTTCTGTCCACTATCAAGGGAGATTTCTACACGTTGGAGGAACTTCATAGGATTAAACAAGGGCATCAACATGGATACGGAAATATTCAATGATAACTCCAACCATCACCTAATTTTAGTACCGTAGCTAATTGGAACAaagatattttgaataaattcaatttcttcactAGTGATTTGCTTTTTCCTGGATTGTGCAATTTGAAAGCTCTATATGCTGTCGGCGAGGCCGGTATTCTGTCTTCTTCCTCGCACCTagttatcaaataatataagtACCCCAATGGACTTCATATCCATCCATAACATAAAATGAATGCATTGATTTGCATTCAAAACTTTTATGAATGAATTTCTTCCTCCAAAGAGAGGCAGGAAATACCTACACACGCCAGCTACAGTCTGTTTTGGTCACGAAACTTCATATTCACCATAAAACACTGTTTCTCTCAACGATATAAGCTTATTTTTCCTAATAACATTCGAAAACAAGTGTCATTTTCCACATAAAGCCCCACCCTTCTACATAATTCCTCAAAAAGGCCGTGTTTCTTGTCAACATTTCTTCTTGTAGTTAGTTCCACTACAAGAATATATAAGTATCATCTCTCTTTATATTATACTTGCCATAGGGTAGCTATCCTATTCCATTCTGTCGTTCTCCATCACTGGAATCTAGCTAGAGATAGACTTGATCAATACAAAGTTAAAACCATCCTGGGAAACAAATGGCAATGCAGACAACTGCTATCCAAGAAGATAAAGGCAATGGGATATTTCATAAAGCTATGAGCTCAGAGAAGCCTGTTTGGATCCCTGGACCAGTGATCATTGGCGCTGGACCCTCAGGGCTAGCTGTTGCAGCATGCCTTAAAGAAAGAGGTGTTCCCTTTTTGATactagagaaagagagatgtaTAGGTTCTCTGTGGACACTGAAGACATACAATCGTCTACAGCTTCACCTCCCAAAGGAAATCTGCAAACTTCCTCACATGCCATTCCCTCCTGAAGTCCCAGCATACCCCACTAAACAACAGTTCATAAGTTACTTGGAGGCTTATGCTCAGCATTTCGCAATTGAACCCATGTTTAGACAGGAGGTTCAATCAGCTATATATGATGCAAGAATGGGGTTCTggagggtccaatccaacgagtcTGAGTTTCTGTGCCGGTGGTTTATCGTAGCAACTGGAGAGAATGCAGAACCAGTGttacctaatattgaaggaatcTCAGATTTTAAAGGAAGTTTAATCCACACCAGCAGATACAAGGACGGAGCTGATTTTAAAGGACAAAAGGTTTTGGTTGTAGGCTGTGGAAACTCAGGCATGGAGATTAGCTTAGATCTATGTAATAATGATGCTCAAGTTTCTCTGGCAGTGAGAGATAAGGTAACATGTTCTGATCCAGGCTCTCTTGTTCCAAATGTGTACCTATATGTTCTTCTCTTTCAACTTCTACTGAAACATGTATGGATCTAATCTATAGACACATATGATCTATATTTGCTCTGAAC
This window contains:
- the LOC133672566 gene encoding indole-3-pyruvate monooxygenase YUCCA6-like, with product MAMQTTAIQEDKGNGIFHKAMSSEKPVWIPGPVIIGAGPSGLAVAACLKERGVPFLILEKERCIGSLWTLKTYNRLQLHLPKEICKLPHMPFPPEVPAYPTKQQFISYLEAYAQHFAIEPMFRQEVQSAIYDARMGFWRVQSNESEFLCRWFIVATGENAEPVLPNIEGISDFKGSLIHTSRYKDGADFKGQKVLVVGCGNSGMEISLDLCNNDAQVSLAVRDKLHILPREVLGRSTFSLSMWLLNWFPVKLVDRFLLICSQLILGDTHKMGIRRPKMGPLEQKNSTGKTPVLDVGAFSKIKSGKIKVVCGIQRFTASGAEFVDGHVENFDSVILATGYRSNVTSWLKEDNFFNEKDGYPRNPFPDNWKGKNGLYSVGFTRRGLLGSSIDAQRVAEDIARQWNCETKHLRIES